A region from the Paenibacillus humicola genome encodes:
- a CDS encoding response regulator transcription factor: MDKKILVVDDEVSIAGAIAYAFRREGYQVELAHDGEAALQKAETFKPHVIVLDVMMPKLSGYDVCRRLENRSGMGIIMLTVKNDIVDKVIGLELGADDYMTKPFDLRELVARVKALLRRLESKTGEEPRQAEIGGLRLHVPNRTVKLNGETLDLTPKEFDLLSLLLTHPDRVYTRDELLDFVWSIDYAGGTRTVDIHVQRLRKKLGEPYQQLLQTVYGVGYKALKELPE, encoded by the coding sequence ATGGACAAAAAAATTCTCGTCGTCGATGACGAGGTGAGCATCGCGGGAGCGATCGCTTATGCGTTCCGACGCGAAGGCTATCAGGTAGAGCTGGCTCACGACGGGGAAGCGGCGCTGCAAAAGGCGGAGACGTTCAAGCCGCATGTCATCGTGCTCGACGTCATGATGCCGAAGCTGAGCGGCTACGACGTGTGCCGCAGGCTGGAAAACCGCAGCGGCATGGGGATCATCATGCTGACGGTCAAGAACGATATCGTCGACAAGGTCATCGGTCTCGAGCTCGGGGCCGACGATTATATGACGAAGCCGTTCGATCTGAGAGAGCTGGTCGCCCGGGTCAAGGCGCTGCTGCGCCGATTGGAAAGCAAAACGGGAGAAGAACCGCGCCAGGCGGAAATCGGCGGGCTCCGGCTCCACGTTCCGAACCGGACCGTCAAGCTGAACGGGGAGACGCTGGACCTGACGCCGAAGGAGTTCGATTTGCTGTCGCTGCTGCTGACGCATCCCGACCGGGTATATACGCGCGACGAGCTGCTCGATTTCGTCTGGAGCATCGATTATGCAGGAGGTACGCGAACCGTGGACATCCATGTCCAGCGGCTGCGCAAGAAGCTCGGCGAACCGTACCAGCAGCTGCTGCAGACCGTTTACGGCGTCGGCTATAAGGCGCTGAAGGAGCTGCCGGAATGA
- a CDS encoding polysaccharide deacetylase family protein, with protein MSSRRKIVLLTALVYLFAYGLFYVKDEVAYTHAEAAPSPDHFEIPVLAYHSVSARTDGEYNITPAKFAEQMKTLAQLGYRTVTMAEFDRYMKGTAHPKPGEKLVLLTFDDGYRNVYSVAYPIMRQYGFTAAMFLITSWAGGPSFVTWDQAAALQNAGWDIMAHSETHPHLPLLPENVQNREILGSKQAIESHLGKPAIAFAYPYGNRSGITYRLVRESGFDYAFTFDDGLTDSRQDPFLLKRRIVSGTETLPEFELKLTKQTGEE; from the coding sequence ATGAGCAGCCGGAGAAAAATCGTTCTGTTAACGGCCCTGGTTTATTTATTCGCTTACGGTTTGTTTTATGTAAAGGACGAAGTGGCTTATACGCATGCGGAAGCCGCGCCGTCCCCGGACCATTTCGAAATTCCGGTGCTGGCTTATCATTCGGTTTCGGCCCGGACGGACGGGGAATACAACATTACGCCCGCGAAATTCGCCGAGCAAATGAAGACGCTCGCGCAGCTCGGCTACCGGACCGTTACGATGGCCGAGTTCGACCGCTATATGAAAGGAACCGCGCATCCGAAGCCGGGGGAGAAGCTCGTCCTCCTCACGTTCGACGACGGGTACCGCAATGTCTACAGCGTCGCTTATCCGATTATGCGCCAATACGGCTTTACGGCAGCGATGTTTCTGATTACGAGCTGGGCGGGCGGCCCGTCGTTCGTCACCTGGGACCAAGCCGCCGCGCTGCAGAACGCCGGGTGGGACATCATGGCGCATTCGGAGACGCATCCGCATTTGCCGCTGCTGCCGGAGAACGTTCAAAATCGGGAGATTCTCGGGTCGAAGCAGGCGATCGAATCCCATCTCGGCAAACCGGCAATCGCTTTCGCCTACCCGTACGGCAACCGAAGCGGCATCACGTACCGGCTCGTGCGGGAGAGCGGATTTGACTACGCCTTCACCTTCGACGACGGGCTGACCGATTCGCGGCAGGACCCGTTCCTGCTGAAACGGCGAATCGTTTCCGGGACGGAAACGCTCCCCGAATTCGAGCTGAAGCTGACGAAACAAACCGGAGAGGAATAA